From Micromonospora nigra, one genomic window encodes:
- the secD gene encoding protein translocase subunit SecD has protein sequence MAPPQGQMRPGRQLAVLGAIFVVLYLLVFFSGGASGGWKDRLEPRLGLDLVGGTRLTLEATNSVDGRAPTAENLEEARRIIENRVNGYGVAEAEVVTEGDRNIVISLPGENRDLTEVGSAAELRFRKVLKVADGGGTLPSPAPSPSGSASPAPSGDASPAPTKTPGADATPSPAAGGQGGGAPAPSATPSPSPSAASPSPSAEPVPAGIEEQRKAVERKVGAEAWAAASALQAPADLTADPSLAEKLAPFAELSGREVAVLPTQMQFNVPTIGCDQLDDRPPASISDPNQQVVACESGTLKYLLDEAKVLGTDVDDASAVLDQTSQWVVSLDFTGEGQEKWTALTREAVNNEGQECDASALGDEGKCRVAVVLDNEVISSPQILSVLTGNSQISGNFTNATASDLASQLRYGALPLTFEAAEQQNVTATLGASHLRAGLLAAGIGMLLVIIYSFFYYRLLGSVIFLSLVLSALLVFGALVFLGRQIGFTLTLAGIAGMIVSLGVAADSFVIYFERLKDEIQEGRSPRSAVSRAWIRARRTIISANAITIMSAVVLYVVSVGTVKGFAFALGLATVLDLVVVFLFRHPIMTMFARTRAFLSPRVSGLGRVLPARAQQAARDSRVKEA, from the coding sequence GTGGCACCACCTCAGGGACAGATGCGCCCCGGACGGCAGTTGGCCGTGCTCGGGGCCATCTTCGTCGTCCTCTATCTTTTGGTGTTCTTCTCGGGTGGCGCCAGCGGTGGCTGGAAGGATCGGCTGGAGCCGCGCCTCGGCCTCGACCTGGTCGGCGGGACACGGCTCACGCTGGAGGCGACCAACAGCGTCGACGGCCGGGCCCCCACCGCCGAGAACCTGGAGGAGGCCCGCCGGATCATCGAGAACCGGGTCAACGGCTACGGCGTGGCCGAGGCCGAGGTGGTCACCGAGGGCGACCGGAACATCGTGATCTCCCTGCCCGGTGAGAACCGGGACCTGACCGAGGTCGGCAGCGCGGCGGAGCTGCGCTTCCGCAAGGTGCTGAAGGTCGCCGACGGCGGCGGCACGCTGCCGTCACCGGCCCCCAGCCCGTCCGGCAGCGCCAGCCCCGCCCCGTCGGGTGACGCGAGCCCCGCCCCGACGAAGACGCCCGGCGCCGACGCGACCCCGTCGCCCGCCGCCGGCGGTCAGGGCGGCGGCGCACCGGCCCCGAGCGCCACCCCGTCGCCGAGCCCCAGCGCCGCCTCGCCGAGCCCCAGCGCCGAGCCCGTGCCGGCCGGCATCGAGGAGCAGCGCAAGGCCGTGGAACGGAAGGTCGGCGCGGAGGCGTGGGCCGCCGCGAGCGCCCTGCAGGCCCCGGCGGACCTGACCGCAGACCCGTCGCTGGCCGAGAAGCTCGCGCCGTTCGCCGAGCTCAGTGGGCGTGAGGTGGCGGTGCTGCCGACGCAGATGCAGTTCAACGTGCCGACCATCGGCTGCGACCAGCTCGACGACCGGCCGCCGGCGTCGATCTCCGACCCGAACCAGCAGGTGGTGGCCTGCGAGTCGGGCACCCTCAAGTACCTGCTCGACGAGGCCAAGGTGCTCGGCACGGACGTCGACGACGCCAGCGCGGTGCTCGACCAGACCAGCCAGTGGGTGGTCAGCCTCGACTTCACCGGCGAGGGCCAGGAGAAGTGGACGGCGCTGACCCGCGAGGCCGTCAACAACGAGGGCCAGGAGTGCGACGCCAGCGCCCTGGGCGACGAGGGCAAGTGCCGGGTGGCCGTGGTGCTCGACAACGAGGTCATCTCGTCGCCGCAGATCCTCAGCGTGCTCACCGGCAACTCGCAGATCTCCGGCAACTTCACCAACGCCACCGCCAGCGACCTGGCCAGCCAGCTGCGCTACGGCGCGCTGCCGCTGACCTTCGAGGCCGCCGAGCAGCAGAACGTCACCGCGACCCTCGGCGCCAGCCACCTGCGGGCGGGTCTGCTCGCCGCCGGCATCGGCATGCTGCTGGTCATCATCTACTCGTTCTTCTACTACCGACTGCTCGGCTCGGTGATCTTCCTGAGCCTGGTGCTGTCCGCGCTGCTGGTCTTCGGGGCGCTGGTGTTCCTCGGCCGGCAGATCGGCTTCACCCTCACCCTCGCCGGCATCGCCGGCATGATCGTCTCGCTCGGTGTGGCGGCGGACTCGTTCGTCATCTACTTCGAACGACTCAAGGACGAGATCCAGGAGGGGCGCAGCCCGCGCAGTGCGGTCTCCCGCGCCTGGATCCGGGCCCGTCGCACGATCATCTCCGCGAACGCGATCACCATCATGTCGGCGGTCGTGCTCTACGTGGTCTCGGTCGGCACGGTCAAGGGCTTCGCCTTCGCGCTCGGCCTGGCGACCGTCCTCGACCTGGTCGTGGTGTTCCTCTTCCGGCACCCGATCATGACGATGTTCGCCCGGACCCGGGCGTTCCTGTCCCCACGGGTCAGCGGTCTGGGCCGGGTGCTACCGGCTCGGGCACAGCAGGCCGCCCGCGACTCGCGCGTGAAGGAGGCCTGA
- the yajC gene encoding preprotein translocase subunit YajC has protein sequence MLYAADGGGGAGGFTPILMIALLFGVMYFMMIRPQQKRRREAEAMQSALAPGDEVVTIGGLYGSVIGVDDDTVLLEVAPGVQSRYARPAIARVVSQAERPAEPVTEDADTVKE, from the coding sequence GTGCTTTACGCAGCAGACGGCGGCGGCGGGGCCGGCGGCTTCACGCCGATCCTCATGATCGCTCTGCTCTTCGGCGTCATGTACTTCATGATGATCCGACCGCAGCAGAAGCGCCGCCGCGAGGCCGAGGCGATGCAGTCGGCGCTCGCCCCGGGAGACGAAGTCGTCACCATCGGCGGTCTCTACGGCAGTGTCATCGGAGTGGACGACGACACCGTCCTGCTCGAGGTCGCTCCCGGAGTGCAGAGCCGCTACGCCCGCCCGGCCATCGCCCGGGTGGTCAGCCAGGCGGAGCGTCCCGCCGAACCGGTCACCGAGGACGCGGACACCGTCAAGGAGTGA
- a CDS encoding adenine phosphoribosyltransferase — protein MTETHSTAARGDSGPETARLVASRVLDVPDFPKPGVLFKDLMPLFADGAAFREVIDGIVAHHGRDSFDAVVGIEARGFVVAAAIAYATGVGVVPVRKAGKLPRPAYSASYALEYGEATLEVHEDAFTAGHRVLVVDDVLATGGTAAATLDLVERAGGTVTGFTVLMELAFLGGRERLAPRPVHALLTV, from the coding sequence GTGACGGAGACCCACAGCACCGCAGCACGCGGGGACAGCGGCCCGGAGACCGCCCGGCTGGTCGCCAGCCGGGTGCTGGACGTGCCCGACTTCCCGAAGCCCGGCGTCCTGTTCAAGGACCTGATGCCGCTGTTCGCCGACGGGGCCGCCTTCCGGGAGGTCATCGACGGGATCGTCGCCCACCACGGGCGGGACTCGTTCGACGCGGTGGTGGGCATCGAGGCCCGTGGTTTCGTTGTCGCGGCGGCCATCGCGTACGCCACGGGGGTCGGCGTGGTGCCGGTGCGCAAGGCCGGCAAGCTGCCCCGCCCCGCCTACTCGGCCTCGTACGCCCTGGAGTACGGCGAGGCGACCCTGGAGGTGCACGAGGACGCGTTCACGGCCGGGCACCGGGTGCTGGTCGTCGACGACGTGCTCGCCACGGGCGGCACGGCCGCGGCGACGCTGGACCTGGTGGAGCGGGCCGGTGGCACGGTGACGGGCTTCACCGTGCTGATGGAGCTGGCCTTCCTCGGTGGCCGGGAGCGGTTGGCCCCGCGTCCCGTGCATGCCCTGCTGACCGTTTGA
- the secF gene encoding protein translocase subunit SecF → MAESGLASRLYRGEAGLNVVGRRKVWFTVAAVLVLLALASFLIRGFNPGIEFAGGNVLRVPASVATLDEVETRANAILADQAGGARVVTAQQVGGGTEGEFYELKTTQLGAEQDAAARAALAQAYGLDSDEVGGDRVSKAWGDQVTDRALLGLVIFLVVVSIYLVLRFEWQMAVAAIASLVMNLILTAGIYSLVGLEVTPGTVIGFLTILGFALYDVVVVFDKVQENTRGITANNNQTYGEAANLALNQSLMRSINTSVVALLPVGSILFIGAFLLGAGTLKDLGLVLFVGMAVAFLTSIMLATPLLVLLKNRDPRIRAHNKRVEARRAAVGRGETPGKPAQRAAESVEPADSDGHDEPAALAAAAPKVGARPAGKRSAGARAGRPSGGGGNRPGGGKRR, encoded by the coding sequence ATGGCGGAAAGTGGTCTGGCCAGTCGCCTCTACCGGGGCGAGGCCGGTCTCAACGTGGTCGGCCGGCGCAAGGTGTGGTTCACCGTGGCGGCGGTGCTGGTCCTGCTGGCCCTCGCCAGCTTCCTGATCCGGGGCTTCAACCCCGGCATCGAGTTCGCGGGCGGCAACGTCCTGCGGGTCCCCGCCAGCGTGGCCACCCTCGACGAGGTCGAGACCCGGGCCAACGCGATCCTCGCCGACCAGGCCGGTGGTGCCCGGGTGGTCACCGCCCAGCAGGTCGGCGGCGGCACGGAGGGCGAGTTCTACGAACTCAAGACCACCCAGCTCGGCGCCGAGCAGGACGCCGCCGCCCGGGCGGCGCTGGCGCAGGCGTACGGCCTCGACAGCGACGAGGTGGGCGGCGACCGGGTCAGCAAGGCGTGGGGCGACCAGGTGACCGACCGGGCCCTGCTCGGCCTGGTCATCTTCCTCGTGGTCGTGTCGATCTACCTGGTGCTGCGCTTCGAGTGGCAGATGGCCGTCGCGGCCATCGCGTCGCTGGTGATGAACCTCATCCTCACCGCCGGCATCTACTCGCTGGTCGGCCTGGAGGTCACCCCGGGCACCGTCATCGGCTTCCTCACCATCCTGGGCTTCGCGCTCTACGACGTGGTGGTGGTCTTCGACAAGGTGCAGGAGAACACCCGGGGGATCACCGCCAACAACAACCAGACCTACGGCGAGGCGGCGAACCTGGCGCTGAACCAGAGCCTGATGCGGTCGATCAACACCTCGGTCGTCGCGCTGCTCCCGGTGGGCTCGATCCTGTTCATCGGCGCCTTCCTGCTCGGCGCGGGCACCCTGAAGGACCTCGGCCTGGTGCTCTTCGTCGGCATGGCGGTGGCCTTCCTGACGTCGATCATGCTGGCCACGCCGCTGCTTGTGCTGCTGAAGAACCGCGACCCGCGGATCCGCGCGCACAACAAGCGGGTCGAGGCCCGGCGGGCCGCCGTCGGCCGGGGCGAGACCCCCGGCAAGCCGGCGCAGCGGGCGGCGGAGTCCGTGGAGCCGGCGGACTCCGACGGGCACGACGAGCCCGCAGCCCTCGCGGCGGCGGCGCCGAAGGTGGGCGCCCGACCGGCCGGCAAGCGGTCCGCCGGGGCCCGGGCCGGCCGTCCCTCCGGCGGCGGCGGGAACCGCCCGGGCGGCGGAAAGCGGCGCTGA
- the ruvB gene encoding Holliday junction branch migration DNA helicase RuvB: MTDDNLVSAYVADAELDAEASVRPKRLDEFIAQHRVRDQLDLLLKGAMRRGSPPDHILLSGPPGLGKTTLANIVAAELGAGIRVTSGPAIERSGDLAAILTSLTEGDVLFIDEIHRIAKPAEELLYSAMEDFRVDVVVGKGPGATAIPLDVEPFTLVGATTRSGLLTGPMRDRFGFVAHLDFYSPADLETLLHRSARILGVPITDDGATEISGRSRGTPRIANRLLRRVRDYAEVRADGVVTVTTAREALTVYDVDALGLDRLDRAVLTALVDSFRGGPVGLSTLAVAVGEQPDTVEEVCEPFLVRAGLLARTPRGRVATGAAWHHLGRTPPNGTFAADNAPAPDLFSIDVDEP, from the coding sequence ATGACGGACGACAACCTGGTCTCGGCGTACGTGGCTGACGCCGAACTCGACGCCGAGGCCAGTGTCCGACCGAAGCGGCTCGACGAGTTCATCGCCCAGCACCGGGTCCGCGACCAGCTTGACCTGCTGCTCAAGGGCGCGATGCGGCGCGGCTCCCCGCCCGACCACATCCTGTTGTCCGGCCCGCCCGGCCTCGGCAAGACCACCCTGGCCAACATCGTCGCCGCCGAACTGGGTGCCGGCATCCGGGTGACCAGCGGCCCGGCCATCGAGCGCTCCGGCGACCTGGCGGCGATCCTGACCAGCCTCACCGAGGGTGACGTGCTGTTCATCGACGAGATCCACCGGATCGCCAAGCCGGCCGAGGAACTGCTCTACAGCGCCATGGAGGACTTCCGGGTCGACGTGGTGGTCGGCAAGGGTCCGGGGGCCACGGCCATCCCGCTGGACGTCGAGCCGTTCACCCTGGTCGGCGCGACCACCCGCTCGGGTCTGCTGACCGGGCCGATGCGGGACCGGTTCGGGTTCGTCGCCCACCTGGACTTCTACTCCCCGGCCGACCTGGAGACGCTGCTGCACCGCTCGGCGCGGATCCTCGGGGTGCCGATCACCGACGACGGGGCGACCGAGATCTCCGGCCGGTCCCGGGGCACCCCCCGGATCGCCAACCGGCTGTTGCGCCGGGTGCGGGACTACGCCGAGGTCCGGGCCGACGGCGTGGTCACGGTCACGACCGCCCGCGAGGCCCTCACGGTGTACGACGTCGACGCGCTGGGCCTCGACCGGCTCGACCGGGCGGTGCTGACCGCGCTGGTGGACTCGTTCCGGGGCGGGCCGGTGGGCCTGTCCACCCTGGCCGTGGCGGTGGGCGAGCAGCCCGACACGGTGGAGGAGGTGTGCGAGCCGTTCCTGGTGCGTGCGGGGCTGCTGGCCCGTACGCCCAGGGGTCGCGTCGCCACCGGGGCCGCCTGGCACCACCTGGGGCGTACGCCCCCGAATGGTACATTTGCCGCCGACAACGCTCCCGCGCCCGATCTCTTCTCGATCGACGTCGATGAGCCGTGA